One stretch of Ornithinimicrobium ciconiae DNA includes these proteins:
- a CDS encoding mandelate racemase/muconate lactonizing enzyme family protein, protein MKITRIEAIPFAIPYVKTLKFASGEVHTADHVLVRVHTEDGLVGTAEAPPRPYTYGETQQSIVTVIDTIFAPQVIGHSALEREQIQAILHRTIGNPTAKAALDMAIWDVIGQALDVSVSQLLGGWTDRMRVSHMLGFDTPEQMVTEAQAIHERYGIATFKVKVGRRPVTLDVDVVAALREHFGETVELYVDGNRGWTPSESADALRRMADLGLTLAEELCPADDILGRRWLVGQCPVPFVADESATNPGEVTRELLGGSATAVSIKTARTGFTVSQRILGQAEGLGVEVVMGNQIDGQVGTLCSVAFGAAHQSTSRRAGELSNFLDMKDDLLAEPLQISDGTLSVRRGAGLGLQIDEDKLTHYRQDT, encoded by the coding sequence GTGAAGATCACCAGGATCGAGGCGATCCCTTTCGCCATCCCCTATGTCAAGACCCTGAAGTTCGCCAGCGGCGAGGTGCACACCGCCGACCACGTCCTGGTCCGGGTGCACACCGAGGACGGGCTGGTCGGCACCGCGGAGGCGCCGCCGCGGCCCTACACCTATGGGGAGACCCAGCAGTCCATCGTCACCGTCATCGACACGATCTTTGCGCCACAGGTCATCGGCCACTCGGCGCTGGAGCGGGAGCAGATCCAGGCGATCCTGCATCGCACGATCGGCAACCCCACCGCCAAGGCGGCCCTGGACATGGCGATCTGGGACGTCATCGGCCAGGCGCTCGACGTCTCGGTCAGCCAACTGCTCGGCGGCTGGACCGACCGGATGCGGGTCAGCCACATGCTCGGGTTCGACACCCCGGAGCAGATGGTGACCGAGGCCCAGGCCATCCACGAGCGTTATGGCATCGCCACCTTCAAGGTCAAGGTCGGGCGCCGCCCCGTGACCCTCGACGTCGATGTCGTCGCGGCCCTGCGCGAGCACTTCGGCGAGACCGTCGAGCTCTATGTCGACGGCAACCGCGGCTGGACCCCCTCGGAGTCTGCCGATGCCCTGCGTCGCATGGCCGACCTCGGACTGACTCTCGCCGAGGAACTCTGCCCGGCTGACGACATACTCGGTCGTCGGTGGTTGGTCGGTCAGTGCCCGGTGCCGTTCGTCGCGGACGAGAGCGCCACGAACCCCGGTGAGGTGACCCGGGAGCTGCTGGGGGGAAGTGCCACCGCCGTCAGCATCAAGACGGCACGCACCGGTTTCACTGTCTCCCAGCGGATCCTGGGCCAGGCAGAGGGCCTTGGGGTCGAGGTGGTGATGGGCAACCAGATCGACGGCCAGGTCGGCACGCTCTGCTCGGTCGCCTTCGGTGCGGCACACCAGAGCACGTCGCGGCGAGCGGGGGAGCTGTCCAACTTCCTGGACATGAAGGACGACCTGTTGGCCGAGCCGCTGCAGATCAGTGACGGCACCCTGAGCGTGCGGCGCGGCGCCGGGCTGGGGCTGCAGATCGACGAGGACAAACTCACTCATTACCGCCAGGACACCTGA
- a CDS encoding FAD-binding oxidoreductase — MTTVQPELARAMSRAQAEVRSRTQVRLAKKTSNLFRSRARSRDGLDLSAFTGVLSRTEATQGQPATATVGGLTTYEQLVDELFVHGQMPRVVPQLRTITLGGAVTGLGIESTSFRDGLPHESVTQLQVLTGTGEVITATPDNEHADLFRAFPNSYGSLGYALTLTIETAPTSPYVALRHLRFTHLEDALAAIGQIMASRTWAGTDVDFLDGVVFGPSETYLTLGRWAADPQGVVPSDYTGSQIYYRSIQHKRQDLLSVRDYLWRWDTDWFWCSRAFGAQVPAIRRLWPRRLLRSDVYWRIQDLEARHGIVAGLDRLRGRPAQERVVQDVEIPLEHTAEFLTWFLTHVPIEPLWLCPVQLRESRQNPSKNPGGADKTPQKIGETPWPLYPMRPDTPYVNVGFWSAVPIHEGATRGDVNQAIEAKVTELGGHKGLYSESFYDEQTFAALYGGATYDRVKERYDPQGRFPRLYDKAVRAR, encoded by the coding sequence GTGACCACGGTCCAGCCCGAGCTGGCCCGGGCGATGTCCCGGGCGCAGGCCGAGGTGCGCTCCAGGACTCAGGTGCGGCTGGCCAAGAAGACCTCCAACCTGTTTCGCTCCCGCGCCAGGAGCCGCGACGGACTGGACCTGTCCGCCTTCACCGGGGTCCTGTCCCGGACGGAGGCGACCCAGGGGCAGCCGGCGACGGCCACGGTCGGTGGGCTCACGACATACGAGCAGCTGGTCGATGAGCTGTTCGTCCACGGGCAGATGCCACGGGTGGTCCCCCAGCTGCGCACCATCACCCTCGGCGGCGCCGTCACCGGACTGGGCATCGAGTCCACCAGCTTCCGTGACGGGCTCCCCCACGAGTCGGTCACGCAGCTGCAGGTGCTCACCGGCACCGGAGAGGTCATCACCGCGACCCCCGACAACGAGCACGCGGACCTGTTCCGGGCCTTCCCCAACAGCTATGGGTCGCTCGGCTACGCCCTGACCCTCACCATCGAGACCGCCCCCACCAGCCCGTATGTCGCGCTGCGGCACCTGCGGTTCACCCACCTGGAGGACGCCCTCGCCGCGATCGGACAGATCATGGCCAGCCGCACCTGGGCGGGCACGGACGTCGACTTCCTCGACGGCGTGGTCTTCGGGCCGAGCGAGACCTATCTGACCCTGGGCCGGTGGGCAGCGGATCCACAGGGAGTGGTCCCGAGCGACTACACCGGCTCTCAGATCTACTACCGCTCGATCCAGCACAAGCGTCAGGACCTGCTGAGCGTCCGCGACTATCTGTGGCGCTGGGACACCGACTGGTTCTGGTGCTCGCGGGCCTTCGGCGCTCAGGTGCCGGCGATCCGCCGGCTCTGGCCCCGACGCCTGCTGCGCAGCGACGTCTACTGGCGGATCCAGGATCTCGAGGCGCGCCACGGCATCGTCGCTGGCCTCGACCGGTTGCGGGGCAGACCGGCCCAGGAGCGTGTCGTCCAGGACGTGGAGATCCCGCTCGAGCACACGGCCGAGTTCCTGACCTGGTTCCTCACGCACGTCCCGATCGAGCCGCTCTGGTTGTGTCCGGTCCAGCTGCGGGAGAGCCGACAAAACCCCTCCAAAAATCCGGGTGGGGCAGACAAAACCCCTCAAAAAATTGGGGAGACCCCGTGGCCGCTCTATCCGATGCGGCCGGACACGCCCTACGTCAACGTCGGCTTCTGGTCGGCCGTGCCGATCCACGAGGGCGCCACCCGCGGCGACGTCAACCAGGCGATCGAGGCCAAGGTCACCGAGCTCGGTGGGCACAAGGGGTTGTACTCCGAGTCGTTCTATGACGAGCAGACCTTCGCGGCGCTCTATGGCGGCGCGACCTATGACCGGGTCAAGGAGCGCTATGACCCGCAGGGACGATTCCCGAGGCTCTATGACAAGGCGGTGCGTGCGCGATGA
- a CDS encoding DMT family transporter: MDWVILISAGVLEAVWATALGASNGLRRLRPSIVFLAAMIVSVWGLAVAMQTIPTGTAYAVWTATGASLTVAWAMLRGTEPVTVLRMLLLLGIVGCVVGLKVVS; encoded by the coding sequence ATGGACTGGGTGATCCTCATCAGCGCGGGGGTGCTCGAAGCGGTCTGGGCGACCGCCCTCGGCGCCTCGAACGGGTTGCGACGGCTGCGCCCCAGCATCGTCTTCCTCGCCGCCATGATCGTCTCGGTCTGGGGGCTCGCGGTCGCGATGCAGACCATCCCCACCGGCACCGCCTACGCGGTCTGGACCGCCACCGGCGCCAGCCTCACCGTGGCCTGGGCGATGCTGCGTGGCACCGAGCCGGTGACCGTGCTGCGCATGCTGCTGCTGCTCGGGATCGTCGGCTGTGTCGTCGGTCTCAAGGTGGTGTCCTGA
- a CDS encoding DUF6328 family protein yields MSTQERPEPGAASEQASDRASDHASDRRVTARHETDEERYDRNWNELLQEIRVTQMGTQIMTGFLLAAAFQDRMADLDGFQLTVYLVLVCLGVSTTALGLAPVSLHRTLFRQGRKQTTVELGHRILRVVLVGVVLMLVGTTVLIFDLVVGTVPALIAGGMVLATAAGFVVLTHRVEHRLR; encoded by the coding sequence GTGAGCACCCAGGAGCGGCCGGAACCGGGCGCGGCATCAGAGCAGGCATCAGACCGGGCATCAGATCACGCATCAGATCGGCGCGTCACCGCCCGGCACGAGACCGACGAGGAGCGTTACGACCGCAACTGGAACGAGCTGCTGCAGGAGATCCGGGTCACCCAGATGGGCACCCAGATCATGACCGGCTTCCTGCTGGCCGCCGCCTTCCAGGACCGGATGGCTGACCTGGACGGGTTTCAGCTCACCGTCTATCTCGTCCTGGTCTGCCTCGGGGTGAGCACGACAGCCCTGGGCCTGGCGCCGGTGAGCCTGCACCGCACCCTGTTTCGGCAGGGGCGCAAGCAGACCACCGTCGAGCTGGGGCACCGCATCCTGCGGGTTGTGCTGGTCGGGGTGGTGCTGATGCTCGTCGGCACGACGGTGCTGATCTTTGACCTGGTCGTCGGCACCGTGCCGGCTCTGATCGCTGGGGGCATGGTCCTGGCCACCGCCGCAGGCTTCGTCGTCCTGACCCACCGGGTGGAGCACCGGTTGCGCTAG
- the catC gene encoding muconolactone Delta-isomerase, producing MLYAVKMDVAIPRDLDPQVRAETLAREKAYSQDLQRGGEWAHIWRIAGQYSNISIFDVTDNERLHEILWNLPLFPFMTMEITPLAQHPSDIAVET from the coding sequence GTGCTCTATGCCGTGAAGATGGACGTGGCGATCCCGCGTGACCTCGACCCGCAGGTCCGCGCGGAGACCCTCGCGCGCGAGAAGGCCTACAGCCAGGACCTGCAGCGTGGCGGGGAGTGGGCGCACATCTGGCGGATCGCGGGGCAGTACTCCAACATCAGCATCTTTGACGTCACCGACAACGAGCGGCTCCACGAGATCCTGTGGAACCTGCCGTTGTTCCCGTTCATGACGATGGAGATCACCCCGCTGGCGCAGCACCCGTCCGACATCGCGGTGGAGACGTGA
- a CDS encoding acetyl-CoA C-acetyltransferase, with product MSAGAGQAAGTDIVICSPLRTPVGAFLGALSSLTADHLGTQLLTALVERTGLGEGDVDDVIVGNANPSGEFPALGRVMALDAGLGIGVPGVQIDRRCGSGLQAVLYAAMQVSSGGSALVVAGGVESMSQVEHYATLRLGVRSDVDLQDRLGRARVTAGGRSHPVPGGMIETAENLRREFSISREDQDALALRSQQAYAAGLAAGNFAAELVPVEVTSRKGSVVVDSDEHPRPDTTLEVLAGLRPIMGRTDPDATVTAGNASGQNDAAALCVVTTRAEADRRGLEPLLALRGWAVAGCGPEVMGIGPVPASAEALSRAGLTMADMDLIELNEAFAAQALAVTRQWQLTEADWERVNVNGSGISMGHPVGATGARILATMAYEMRRRGSRYGLETMCIGGGQGLAAVFEAA from the coding sequence GTGAGTGCCGGCGCGGGGCAGGCCGCGGGGACCGACATTGTCATCTGCTCACCGTTGCGCACCCCGGTCGGTGCTTTCCTCGGCGCGTTGTCGTCGCTGACGGCGGACCACCTGGGCACCCAGCTGCTCACGGCCCTCGTGGAGCGCACGGGCCTGGGGGAGGGCGACGTCGACGACGTGATCGTCGGCAACGCCAACCCCAGCGGCGAGTTCCCCGCCCTGGGCCGGGTGATGGCCCTGGACGCCGGGCTGGGCATCGGAGTGCCCGGGGTGCAGATCGACCGGCGGTGCGGCTCGGGACTGCAGGCGGTGCTGTATGCCGCGATGCAGGTCAGCAGCGGCGGCTCCGCCCTGGTGGTGGCTGGCGGGGTCGAGTCGATGAGTCAGGTCGAGCACTACGCCACGCTGCGGCTCGGCGTGCGCAGCGACGTCGACCTGCAGGACCGGCTCGGCCGTGCCCGCGTCACCGCCGGGGGCCGGTCCCACCCGGTGCCCGGGGGCATGATCGAGACCGCGGAGAACCTGCGCCGGGAGTTCTCGATCAGTCGGGAGGACCAGGACGCCCTCGCGCTGCGATCCCAGCAGGCGTATGCCGCGGGGCTGGCTGCGGGCAACTTCGCCGCGGAGCTCGTCCCCGTCGAGGTCACCAGCCGCAAGGGCAGCGTCGTCGTGGACTCCGACGAGCACCCCCGTCCGGACACCACCTTGGAGGTCCTTGCCGGACTCCGCCCGATCATGGGCCGCACCGACCCGGACGCGACGGTGACGGCAGGCAACGCCAGCGGCCAGAACGATGCCGCTGCCCTGTGCGTCGTCACCACGCGTGCCGAGGCCGACCGACGCGGCCTCGAGCCGCTGCTGGCCCTGCGCGGCTGGGCGGTGGCCGGTTGCGGGCCCGAGGTGATGGGCATCGGCCCGGTCCCAGCGAGCGCTGAGGCGCTGTCTCGTGCTGGCCTGACGATGGCCGACATGGACCTGATCGAGCTCAACGAGGCGTTCGCCGCGCAGGCGCTCGCCGTCACCCGGCAGTGGCAGCTGACCGAGGCCGACTGGGAGCGGGTCAACGTCAACGGCTCGGGCATCTCGATGGGACATCCGGTCGGGGCGACCGGGGCCCGGATCCTGGCCACGATGGCCTATGAGATGCGCCGTCGGGGCAGCCGCTATGGCCTGGAGACCATGTGCATCGGCGGTGGCCAGGGCCTGGCCGCTGTCTTTGAGGCCGCCTGA
- the catA gene encoding catechol 1,2-dioxygenase — translation MTEQTPAEIEARAADSGAGATAAFRSKLQTEGLEDVTPERVNTLAREVLTAVHDTIRRHKVTYAEYDALKAWLIQVGEDGEWPLFLDVWVEHVVEQVANENRHGTKGSIEGPYYVPDAPGLPADATLPMREDESGTPLLFQGQVTTVGGDPIAGAKVEIWQADALGFYSQYAPGLPEWNLRGTVTADEQGGYRIHTLQPAPYQIPTDGSCGKLIAAAGWHAWRPAHLHLKVSAPGHQLITTQLYFPGDAHNEDDIASAVKPELMLDIVPAESGEGEQTTYNFVLDPA, via the coding sequence ATGACCGAGCAGACCCCCGCCGAGATCGAGGCCCGCGCAGCCGACTCGGGAGCCGGTGCGACTGCTGCCTTCCGGAGCAAGCTGCAGACCGAGGGGCTGGAGGATGTGACGCCTGAGCGCGTGAACACCCTGGCGAGGGAGGTGCTCACCGCCGTGCACGACACGATCCGTCGGCACAAGGTGACCTATGCGGAGTATGACGCTCTCAAGGCGTGGCTGATCCAGGTCGGTGAGGACGGGGAGTGGCCGCTCTTCCTCGACGTCTGGGTCGAGCACGTCGTCGAGCAGGTCGCCAACGAAAACCGCCACGGCACCAAGGGCAGCATCGAGGGGCCCTACTACGTCCCGGACGCCCCGGGCCTGCCCGCCGACGCGACGCTGCCGATGCGCGAGGACGAGTCCGGCACGCCGCTGCTCTTCCAGGGTCAGGTGACCACCGTCGGTGGCGACCCGATCGCTGGCGCGAAGGTCGAGATTTGGCAGGCCGACGCGCTCGGCTTCTACTCCCAATACGCACCAGGCCTCCCGGAGTGGAACCTGCGCGGCACCGTCACGGCCGACGAGCAGGGCGGCTACCGGATCCACACCCTGCAGCCGGCGCCCTACCAGATCCCCACCGACGGCTCCTGCGGCAAGTTGATCGCCGCCGCCGGTTGGCACGCCTGGCGCCCCGCCCACCTTCACCTGAAGGTCTCCGCGCCCGGCCATCAGCTGATCACCACCCAGCTCTACTTCCCCGGCGACGCGCACAACGAGGACGACATCGCCTCGGCCGTCAAGCCGGAGCTGATGCTCGACATCGTGCCCGCGGAGTCCGGCGAGGGCGAGCAGACCACCTACAACTTCGTGCTCGACCCGGCCTGA
- a CDS encoding DMT family transporter, translated as MAWAVLLVSAVFEAVWATALGQSDGLTRLVPTVVFVVFSIVSLVGLGWAMKSIPTGTAYAVWTGLGAVLTVVWAASTGQEALTPLKVIFLLGIIGCAVGLKFATAPAEHDPGGVTTGQRTPTEG; from the coding sequence ATGGCGTGGGCAGTGCTCCTGGTCAGTGCGGTCTTCGAGGCGGTCTGGGCGACGGCGCTGGGGCAGTCCGACGGGCTGACCCGTCTCGTCCCGACGGTGGTCTTCGTCGTCTTCTCGATCGTCAGCCTGGTCGGACTCGGCTGGGCGATGAAGTCCATCCCGACGGGCACGGCATACGCCGTGTGGACCGGCCTGGGCGCAGTGCTCACGGTGGTCTGGGCTGCCAGCACCGGTCAGGAGGCGCTGACCCCGCTCAAGGTGATCTTCCTGCTGGGCATCATCGGCTGCGCGGTCGGCCTGAAGTTCGCCACCGCGCCGGCCGAGCACGACCCAGGCGGCGTCACGACCGGCCAGCGGACTCCAACAGAGGGCTAG
- a CDS encoding nitroreductase/quinone reductase family protein, producing MTQHASSDHDAPAEPSALTGRAPTPPARNAHHITPHNTPRNAPRVSPRWFATRAWATHRNIHRLTGGHLGLWRPRRGGWGTLRVTTTGRRTGQDRSVILGYLEDGADLVTLAMNGWREGEPSWWLNLQTQPDALVETREGARAVRARTASGEEATRLWTLWQDAIRGLDARAAGRATPTTLVLLTPRR from the coding sequence ATGACGCAGCACGCATCGTCGGATCATGACGCCCCGGCCGAGCCGTCGGCCCTGACCGGCAGGGCGCCCACACCCCCTGCCCGCAACGCCCACCACATCACCCCCCACAACACCCCTCGAAACGCCCCCCGCGTGAGTCCACGCTGGTTCGCCACCCGCGCCTGGGCCACCCACCGCAACATCCACCGGCTCACCGGAGGGCACCTGGGACTGTGGCGTCCCCGCCGCGGCGGCTGGGGCACCCTGCGGGTCACCACCACGGGTCGGCGCACCGGGCAGGACCGCAGCGTGATCCTGGGCTATCTGGAGGACGGAGCCGACCTGGTGACGCTGGCGATGAACGGCTGGAGGGAGGGTGAGCCGAGCTGGTGGCTCAACCTGCAGACCCAGCCGGACGCCCTGGTCGAGACCCGCGAGGGCGCCCGGGCAGTGCGGGCCAGGACTGCCTCCGGCGAGGAGGCGACCCGGCTCTGGACCCTGTGGCAGGACGCCATCCGGGGTCTTGACGCCCGCGCCGCGGGACGCGCCACCCCGACGACCCTCGTCCTGCTCACTCCCCGCCGGTGA